The genomic DNA CAAAATTTAGCACAAGGTAGTTCACGCCGTTTGAAAAAATATCGTTCCGGAGCAGAGGTCGTTCGCCAACCATCTCAACAGTTGTAGGAATGTATAGTAGCTTCTTGGGCAGATCTGAGACGTGCAGTTGCGGCAACTTCGCTAAATCCTCTGGTGAGTTGGGCTGCTCATTGAGATGTTCCAGATCAACGGCGTCGGCAGCAATCTGTTTCATCTGCTCATCCGTGAGCTGTGATTGGATCGCTTTCAGGCGTGCGTCCTCCTCCGCATCCAGACGCGCCTGCCTATCCGGATCAGGGGAGAGAATGGTTGTCAGCCGATGCGGGTTATCAAGGAGCCGCTCGCGAATCAATTCATTGAAGATACGCGGATTTTGCTCCCAACGTTGTCGGATAGTAGATAGGTGCGTCCCCATCTTTAAAAAGAGAGTCGGTTCCTTTTCATATATCCAGGTATTTACGACACGCTTCATCATTTCAAACGGGAAGTTCGACGTGACTTCTTGATAGTCATAGGTGATTTGTTGGAATGCGGTTTCGACCGTTTCTGGGTCAATTTCTGCCTCTGCAATTTGCGTGAGCGTATTGATAACCAATTCCGTGAAAGGGCCAACGCGATCTGCTTCGCTTCCAACCAGACCAACACAGAAGGTTCTGTTGGGGCCTGTAAAATCTCTTAGGAAATCATTGAGTATATCAGTTCCGAGTTTTGAATCGACGATTGCCCTGCGGAGCGGTGCTCCTTCATTGCCAAACAGAATCAGGTTTAAGATACTGCACAGGATGACATCTTCGGGATCAGTTGTCCCTCCAATGAGCCAACTCAGCATCAAGTATGTCTTTTCAGTGACTGGTTCATCTGCACCAATTGGATAGGTATCTGTCACAGTTCGCGGGGATTTCCATTTCGGTTGCTGTGAGATTTCTGGTCGGAGAGGGTGCAGAAACCCATTTGTTTCAACCTTCGGTATTGCTGCCAGTTTATCGGCGAGCAATTCGAGATAATCACTTGTTGGAATATTGCCGTAGAAGAAGAAGTAGCAGTTGCGCGGATGATAGTAGGTTTGGTGATAGGTTTTGAATTGCTCGTAGGTTAAGTCGGGCATAGCCAATGAGTTTCCAGCACTGTTACGGGCATAGCAGGTGTCGGGCAGAAGTCCATTGGTCACAGCAAAATGCAAGCACGCTTCTGGGGCAGACAGACTGTTTTTCACCTCATTGTAGACGATTCCATTGATTTTTAAATCTCCTGTGGACTGATCCGGGTTGACTGATTCAAGGTGGTGTCCTTCACGTTTGAAAGTCTCCTCTGTCAGTAGTGGATTAAAAACTGAATCAAAGTAGACTTCTGCGAGATTGAACAGGTCCTTTTTGACAATGCTTGAAGCGTAGTAAAAAGCGTGATCAATGTAGTTCATGGCATTCGTGCTATCAAAGGTTGCGAGGCTCATCTTCATGATCTCAAAGAATACCTCTTTTACCGGATAGTTGCGAGATCCTGCCATCACTGAATGCTCAAGGATATGCTGTAACCCTGTATCATCTAATGTGGGTGTTATTGGGCTGATTGAGAACCAGTTTCTGGAGTCGTCTGTGTAGAGATGCATCAGTCGTGCGCCGCTACGTGGATGTGAGAGTTCTATTGCTACCGCTCGCAATTCGTCAATGGGTGTGACAGCTTTTACCTCAAAGCCGTGAAGATGTTGCCCTGGAGAAAGGTTAACAGGTAAGTGTAGAGAATTGACCTGACTTTGTTGGAACGAATCGTGTGTCTGGCTCCGTTTTAATTCCATCTTGACCTCCGAGTTTTTGTATTTTAGGAAGATAAACCGGTAAATGTCTAAGTATTTTTGGAGAACCGGTTATATACGCTGTTTATATAGAGACCTCTAACGCAAAAAAGACAGTGAAAATTTTGTATGGGATTCTCACTGTCTGATTTATTAACACGCTTTAGAGACGAAAACGGGCGTGATTTTGTGAAGCGTATAAAAACGAAAAGTAGGGGTTTTATTCGTTCCAGATGCCGATTTCTTGATAATAACGGATGGCACCCGGATGGAAAGGTGTACCTGTATCCTTGACGACATTTTTCGGATTAATCGCTTTCCCAGCACCGTGCCGTTTGACGACTTCTGCTCGGTGTGTATATAAGGTTTTCGTAAATTCGTAAACCATATTCTCATCTACGTGCTCGGCGGTGATAAGATGCATTGCGCCTACGTTCATACTCG from Candidatus Poribacteria bacterium includes the following:
- a CDS encoding insulinase family protein; the protein is MELKRSQTHDSFQQSQVNSLHLPVNLSPGQHLHGFEVKAVTPIDELRAVAIELSHPRSGARLMHLYTDDSRNWFSISPITPTLDDTGLQHILEHSVMAGSRNYPVKEVFFEIMKMSLATFDSTNAMNYIDHAFYYASSIVKKDLFNLAEVYFDSVFNPLLTEETFKREGHHLESVNPDQSTGDLKINGIVYNEVKNSLSAPEACLHFAVTNGLLPDTCYARNSAGNSLAMPDLTYEQFKTYHQTYYHPRNCYFFFYGNIPTSDYLELLADKLAAIPKVETNGFLHPLRPEISQQPKWKSPRTVTDTYPIGADEPVTEKTYLMLSWLIGGTTDPEDVILCSILNLILFGNEGAPLRRAIVDSKLGTDILNDFLRDFTGPNRTFCVGLVGSEADRVGPFTELVINTLTQIAEAEIDPETVETAFQQITYDYQEVTSNFPFEMMKRVVNTWIYEKEPTLFLKMGTHLSTIRQRWEQNPRIFNELIRERLLDNPHRLTTILSPDPDRQARLDAEEDARLKAIQSQLTDEQMKQIAADAVDLEHLNEQPNSPEDLAKLPQLHVSDLPKKLLYIPTTVEMVGERPLLRNDIFSNGVNYLVLNFDLQGLPQHLWQYLPRYTDAVGKLGAGKMNYEQMSQRSAAATGGIGCSPNFTTHALDLSRPVWNMQFHLKALDDKIEDALDVLHDLVFDMNPCDKERLYTVLSQAVVGYQNQIHGYRGPSIANHHAARGLSPQAYLKETVFGLPQFRMSEMLLKHFDKSCEELTDSIEQIREFLLVQGRVTASFTGSDVAFDQLQGQFAEWISNMRCEPIAPEPKGFKPNGIKPCEGLAAPIQVAHCTQAMPAPHYSHPDSVLLTIGSHILTFDHMLPEIRLKGNAYGADFTYNPFDAVLYQGSQFDPHIARSLNVFAETADYIKQVEWTQTDIDRAIIATASDYQKTVRPGQASTDALMHYLTGQTREVIEERYAQLRRATPKAVKRALLETLEANNDKASICVIASREKLETENQKMAQSLHIENVFE